From the genome of bacterium, one region includes:
- a CDS encoding class I SAM-dependent methyltransferase — protein sequence MTASQASPIYRRDNCRLCAGGALDEVLSLRPTPPANAFVTAAERTSPQACFPLDLFLCRTCGHLQLLDVVDPEILFRNYVYVSGTSPVFVEHFRRYAEWAIGAWGLKPGDLVVDIGSNDGSFLRFFQAAGMRTLGVDPATAIAEKASAEGIETIPAFFTPELAARIREEKGKAALIAANNVFAHADDLAGIAEGVRSLLAPGGVFTFEVSYLADVYENILFDMTYHEHLAYHSAAPLRNFFPLHGMELIEALRIDTHGGSLRGAAQRAGGTHAIGASVGERIRHEKNLGLAEAETFREFGRRIEARKEELRSLLDGFLSEGKKIAGFGAPAKLTTLMYHFELGPETIDFIVDDSPLKQGLFTPGLHIPVLPSSAIYEKKPDYVVVLAWNFADSIIERHRKFLDSGGHFIVPLPQLQVI from the coding sequence ATGACCGCTTCCCAGGCATCCCCGATTTACCGCCGCGACAATTGCCGGCTGTGCGCCGGAGGTGCGCTCGATGAAGTACTCTCGCTCCGGCCCACGCCGCCCGCCAACGCATTCGTTACGGCGGCGGAGCGCACGAGCCCCCAGGCGTGCTTTCCGCTCGATTTGTTCCTGTGCCGCACCTGCGGACACCTGCAGCTGCTCGATGTGGTGGACCCGGAAATACTCTTCCGGAATTATGTCTACGTCTCGGGGACATCTCCCGTTTTCGTCGAACACTTCCGCCGCTACGCCGAGTGGGCCATCGGCGCCTGGGGCCTGAAGCCCGGCGACCTCGTCGTGGACATCGGGAGCAACGACGGCTCCTTCCTCCGGTTTTTCCAGGCGGCCGGCATGCGCACCTTGGGGGTGGACCCGGCTACCGCCATCGCCGAGAAGGCCAGCGCGGAGGGAATCGAGACCATCCCGGCGTTTTTCACGCCGGAGCTGGCGGCGCGCATCCGGGAGGAAAAGGGGAAAGCCGCCCTCATCGCGGCAAACAACGTTTTCGCCCATGCCGACGATCTGGCCGGCATCGCCGAGGGCGTCCGCTCCCTTCTCGCCCCGGGCGGGGTCTTCACTTTTGAGGTGTCCTACCTGGCGGATGTCTATGAGAACATTCTTTTCGACATGACCTACCACGAACATCTGGCCTACCACAGCGCCGCACCGCTGCGGAATTTCTTTCCGCTGCACGGGATGGAGCTGATCGAGGCCCTCCGCATCGACACCCACGGCGGCTCGCTCCGCGGCGCCGCCCAGCGAGCCGGCGGTACGCACGCCATCGGGGCATCGGTCGGCGAGCGCATCCGGCACGAGAAGAACCTCGGCCTCGCGGAAGCAGAAACGTTCCGCGAATTCGGGCGGAGAATCGAGGCGCGGAAAGAAGAGCTGCGCTCCCTCCTGGACGGATTTCTCTCCGAGGGAAAGAAGATCGCGGGTTTCGGCGCCCCGGCGAAACTGACCACCCTGATGTATCATTTCGAGCTGGGCCCAGAAACGATCGATTTCATCGTGGACGACAGTCCGCTGAAGCAGGGGCTCTTCACCCCGGGGCTTCACATCCCCGTTCTTCCCTCTTCGGCGATTTACGAAAAAAAACCGGATTATGTGGTAGTGCTGGCCTGGAATTTTGCTGATTCCATCATCGAGCGGCACCGGAAATTTCTCGATTCGGGCGGCCACTTCATTGTTCCGCTCCCCCAACTGCAGGTGATATAG
- a CDS encoding cupin domain-containing protein yields MNEQQTDEKENWPKEVIIPLEKPFVDDRGVIQNLIEAPMRMAVMIESRKGSIRANHYHKTDWHYCYVIKGEIEYFHRPVGDETPPEKIIVKEGELFFTPPMVEHAMRFTEDTLFLTLSRNARDHEAYESDLVRIRLIEGPA; encoded by the coding sequence ATGAATGAGCAGCAAACGGACGAAAAAGAAAATTGGCCGAAGGAAGTAATCATCCCCCTCGAGAAGCCGTTCGTGGACGATCGGGGCGTCATCCAAAACCTGATCGAAGCACCCATGCGGATGGCCGTCATGATCGAATCCAGGAAGGGTTCCATCCGCGCCAACCACTACCACAAGACCGACTGGCACTACTGCTACGTCATCAAGGGCGAGATCGAGTACTTCCACCGGCCGGTGGGGGACGAGACACCGCCGGAGAAAATCATCGTCAAAGAGGGCGAGCTTTTCTTCACGCCCCCCATGGTGGAGCACGCCATGCGGTTCACGGAGGACACCCTTTTCCTGACGCTCTCGAGAAACGCCCGCGACCATGAAGCCTACGAATCCGATCTCGTCCGGATTCGCCTGATCGAAGGACCCGCATGA